A single region of the Natranaerobius trueperi genome encodes:
- the spoVG gene encoding septation regulator SpoVG, with the protein MEISDVKIYPMQKDGKVKALVSIILADSLAIHGIKIIEGKNGLFVAMPSRKTKNDEYKDIVHPTNNELRQKIQSKILEAYQG; encoded by the coding sequence GTGGAGATTTCTGATGTTAAAATCTATCCTATGCAAAAAGATGGCAAAGTTAAAGCACTAGTGTCAATTATTCTTGCAGATTCTTTAGCTATACATGGAATAAAAATAATAGAAGGCAAGAATGGTTTATTTGTAGCAATGCCTAGTAGAAAGACTAAAAATGATGAATACAAGGACATAGTACATCCTACGAATAACGAATTAAGGCAAAAAATACAATCAAAAATATTAGAAGCCTATCAGGGATAA